A stretch of the Rosa rugosa chromosome 5, drRosRugo1.1, whole genome shotgun sequence genome encodes the following:
- the LOC133709678 gene encoding probable serine/threonine-protein kinase PBL28: MPFGLVSAWNKRRRSKSYDHTDPWTYKPVEFWQLNDQTPQQTKRHHHGSSVFTLKEMEEATFSFSDKNFLGKGGFGRVYRGTLRSGEVVAIKKMELPPFKAADGEREFRVEVDILSRLDHPNLVSLIGYCADGKHRFLVYEYLQKGNLQDHLNGINEKHKMGWPQRLRVALGAARGLAYLHSSSTPIVHRDFKSTNILLDANFEAKISDFGLAKLMPEGKEMYVTARVLGTFGYFDPEYTSTGKLTLQSDVYAFGVVLLELLTGRQALDLNQGPNDQNLVLQVKHILNDRKKLRKVIDPELGRSSYTMESIVMFANLASRCVRPDSSERPSMAECVKELQLIIITNAKGL, translated from the exons ATGCCTTTCGGTTTAGTCTCAGCATGGAACAAGCGCAGAAGGTCCAAATCCTATGACCACACAGACCCTT GGACTTATAAGCCAGTGGAGTTCTGGCAACTCAATGATCAAACACCTCAACAAACGAAAAGGCACCATCATGGCTCTTCAGTGTTTACACTCAAAGAAATGGAAGAGGCAACATTTTCATTCAGTGACAAGAACTTTCTTGGGAAAGGAGGATTTGGCCGCGTATATAGAGGAACTTTGCGCTCAGGAGAG GTTGTAGCAATTAAAAAGATGGAGCTGCCTCCCTTTAAAGCAGCTGACGGAGAACGAGAATTTCGGGTAGAAGTAGACATCTTGAGCAGACTTGATCACCCAAATTTGGTTTCTTTGATAGGCTATTGTGCTGATGGCAAGCACCGGTTTTTGGTATATGAATACCTGCAGAAAGGGAACCTGCAAGATCACTTAAATG GAATTAATGAGAAACACAAAATGGGTTGGCCTCAAAGGCTCAGAGTGGCACTTGGAGCAGCAAGGGGCTTAGCATATCTACATTCGAGTTCAACTCCTATTGTTCACAGAGATTTCAAATCCACCAACATTCTTTTAGATGCCAACTTTGAAGCAAAA ATATCCGATTTTGGGCTTGCCAAGTTGATGCCAGAGGGAAAGGAAATGTATGTGACTGCTAGAGTACTTGGCACATTCGGCTATTTTGATCCGGAGTATACATCG ACAGGAAAACTCACTTTACAGAGTGATGTTTATGCATTTGGAGTGgttcttcttgaacttctgACCGGACGTCAAGCCCTGGACCTAAACCAAGGACCAAATGATCAAAATCTTGTACTACAG GTAAAGCACATATTAAATGATCGGAAGAAGCTGCGTAAGGTCATTGATCCTGAGCTGGGTCGAAGTTCATACACCATGGAATCTATAGTTATGTTTGCAAACCTGGCATCACGATGTGTGCGTCCTGACAGCAGTGAAAGACCCTCCATGGCTGAATGTGTAAAAGAACTGCAGTTGATTATCATTACAAATGCAAAAGGCTTGTGA
- the LOC133709946 gene encoding MLP-like protein 423, which yields MASDVGKLHVEVEVKSPAEKFWVSLRDSTEVFPKAFPHDYKSIDVLEGDGKAVGSVRLITYSEGSPIVKVSKETIDMVDEANKAVAYRVIDGDLLKYYQSFKCILTVISKGAEGGGSLVKWSCEYEKAHEQVPEPSIIKDFAVKNFQELDAYVLAH from the exons ATGGCTTCAGACGTTGGAAAGCTTCATGTGGAAGTCGAGGTGAAATCTCCGGCGGAGAAGTTCTGGGTAAGCCTCAGGGACTCGACCGAAGTCTTTCCCAAGGCTTTCCCTCATGACTACAAGAGCATCGATGTCCTCGAAGGCGATGGCAAGGCTGTTGGATCCGTTCGCCTGATAACATACTCTGAAG GTTCTCCGATTGTGAAGGTGTCGAAGGAGACGATCGACATGGTTGATGAAGCTAATAAGGCGGTAGCCTACCGGGTGATCGACGGTGATCTGCTCAAGTACTACCAGAGCTTCAAGTGCATCCTGACCGTGATTTCCAAGGGAGCTGAAGGAGGGGGGAGCTTGGTGAAGTGGTCGTGCGAGTATGAGAAAGCTCACGAGCAGGTTCCAGAGCCAAGCATCATCAAGGACTTTGCTGTCAAGAACTTTCAAGAGCTCGATGCCTATGTCCTCGCTCATTGA
- the LOC133710531 gene encoding WAT1-related protein At1g70260 isoform X1: MMMGIIMRSVKLVEMLPFSVMVVMEGSTILLTIWAKTAMTDYDMSPFVFVVYTHVLSSIILLLYSFVFHCRSTSATQQSLFSFGLFVRCFLLGLTGIAVSQNLAFLGLSYSSPILVCAMGLMLPTFSFLLSIILSTVILRRTKTDWRSSSFQAKVVGTIISIMGAIVVELYKGPYIRPSSVLSSSSYSVLFQKAGQYWVFSSPATEHWVLGGILLAGASISVSVWNIIQIGTMKLYPEVEVMKVVSYYSLLGTIQCVIFSLFIERSLSAWKLKLNMDLLLIVLTACFGGLVRSRVHNWCINMKGTHYVPMFKPFGIVFATIFGVSLSANNLHYGSVLGAVVTGVGYFTIMWGQIKEDEDEQCVNHNDQSHLESTNSEAKVPLLEEEIGV, encoded by the exons ATGATGATGGGGATCATTATGAGAAGTGTTAAGCTTGTAGAAATGTTGCCGTTTTCGGTGATGGTGGTTATGGAAGGTTCTACAATTTTGTTAACAATCTGGGCTAAAACCGCCATGACAGATTATGACATGAGCCCTTTTGTGTTTGTTGTCTATACTCATGTTCTATCCTCGATCATCCTCCTCCTATATTCTTTCGTCTTTCACTGCAG AAGTACAAGTGCTACACAACAATCACTCTTCTCCTTCGGTCTCTTCGTTCGATGCTTCCTCTTGGGTTTAACAGG gATAGCTGTATCTCAAAACCTTGCATTTCTTGGCTTAAGTTACAGTTCTCCAATTCTAGTGTGTGCCATGGGCCTAATGCTACCTACTTTTTCCTTCTTGCTCTCTATCATCCTCAG TACTGTAATTTTAAGGAGGACAAAGACAGATTGGAGAAGCTCAAGCTTCCaagccaaagtagttggcactATAATATCAATCATGGGGGCAATAGTAGTTGAACTCTACAAGGGTCCATACATAAGACCATCTTCAGTTTTGTCCTCGTCTTCATACTCGGTCTTATTTCAGAAAGCAGGACAATATTGGGTCTTCTCCTCACCAGCAACAGAACATTGGGTTCTTGGTGGAATTTTATTGGCAGGAGCCTCTATATCTGTCTCAGTATGGAACATCATCCAG ATAGGAACTATGAAACTATATCCGGAAGTGGAAGTAATGAAAGTGGTATCATATTATAGCTTGCTTGGGACTATCCAATGTGTTATATTCTCTTTATTCATAGAAAGAAGCCTAAGTGCTTGGAAATTAAAGCTCAACATGGATCTCCTTCTCATTGTTTTAACA GCATGTTTTGGGGGTCTAGTTCGAAGCCGGGTTCACAACTGGTGCATAAACATGAAGGGGACACATTATGTGCCAATGTTCAAACCATTTGGCATTGTTTTCGCCACCATTTTCGGTGTCAGCTTATCGGCAAATAATCTTCATTATGGAAG TGTGTTAGGAGCAGTGGTGACCGGAGTAGGGTACTTTACTATAATGTGGGGGCAGatcaaagaagatgaagatgaacaaTGTGTTAATCATAATGATCAGAGCCATCTGGAATCTACAAATTCTGAAGCCAAGGTCCCTCTCTTGGAAGAAGAAATCGGTGTATAG
- the LOC133710531 gene encoding WAT1-related protein At1g70260 isoform X2, translating into MMMGIIMRSVKLVEMLPFSVMVVMEGSTILLTIWAKTAMTDYDMSPFVFVVYTHVLSSIILLLYSFVFHCRSTSATQQSLFSFGLFVRCFLLGLTGIAVSQNLAFLGLSYSSPILVCAMGLMLPTFSFLLSIILRRTKTDWRSSSFQAKVVGTIISIMGAIVVELYKGPYIRPSSVLSSSSYSVLFQKAGQYWVFSSPATEHWVLGGILLAGASISVSVWNIIQIGTMKLYPEVEVMKVVSYYSLLGTIQCVIFSLFIERSLSAWKLKLNMDLLLIVLTACFGGLVRSRVHNWCINMKGTHYVPMFKPFGIVFATIFGVSLSANNLHYGSVLGAVVTGVGYFTIMWGQIKEDEDEQCVNHNDQSHLESTNSEAKVPLLEEEIGV; encoded by the exons ATGATGATGGGGATCATTATGAGAAGTGTTAAGCTTGTAGAAATGTTGCCGTTTTCGGTGATGGTGGTTATGGAAGGTTCTACAATTTTGTTAACAATCTGGGCTAAAACCGCCATGACAGATTATGACATGAGCCCTTTTGTGTTTGTTGTCTATACTCATGTTCTATCCTCGATCATCCTCCTCCTATATTCTTTCGTCTTTCACTGCAG AAGTACAAGTGCTACACAACAATCACTCTTCTCCTTCGGTCTCTTCGTTCGATGCTTCCTCTTGGGTTTAACAGG gATAGCTGTATCTCAAAACCTTGCATTTCTTGGCTTAAGTTACAGTTCTCCAATTCTAGTGTGTGCCATGGGCCTAATGCTACCTACTTTTTCCTTCTTGCTCTCTATCATCCTCAG GAGGACAAAGACAGATTGGAGAAGCTCAAGCTTCCaagccaaagtagttggcactATAATATCAATCATGGGGGCAATAGTAGTTGAACTCTACAAGGGTCCATACATAAGACCATCTTCAGTTTTGTCCTCGTCTTCATACTCGGTCTTATTTCAGAAAGCAGGACAATATTGGGTCTTCTCCTCACCAGCAACAGAACATTGGGTTCTTGGTGGAATTTTATTGGCAGGAGCCTCTATATCTGTCTCAGTATGGAACATCATCCAG ATAGGAACTATGAAACTATATCCGGAAGTGGAAGTAATGAAAGTGGTATCATATTATAGCTTGCTTGGGACTATCCAATGTGTTATATTCTCTTTATTCATAGAAAGAAGCCTAAGTGCTTGGAAATTAAAGCTCAACATGGATCTCCTTCTCATTGTTTTAACA GCATGTTTTGGGGGTCTAGTTCGAAGCCGGGTTCACAACTGGTGCATAAACATGAAGGGGACACATTATGTGCCAATGTTCAAACCATTTGGCATTGTTTTCGCCACCATTTTCGGTGTCAGCTTATCGGCAAATAATCTTCATTATGGAAG TGTGTTAGGAGCAGTGGTGACCGGAGTAGGGTACTTTACTATAATGTGGGGGCAGatcaaagaagatgaagatgaacaaTGTGTTAATCATAATGATCAGAGCCATCTGGAATCTACAAATTCTGAAGCCAAGGTCCCTCTCTTGGAAGAAGAAATCGGTGTATAG
- the LOC133710533 gene encoding WAT1-related protein At3g28050-like isoform X1, producing the protein MAKIAALPIVGMVLAECAQAGLMIVSKAAMSTETLKQFKQRIDGSKCHQVDSFLCFCALGRSTERPPITFSILCWFFLLGLLGCIAQLIGYAGINYSSPTLGTAMLNLIPAFTFVLAVIFRMEKIDGRSCSTLAKTLGTIVSISGAFIVTLYKGPPLLMTASVDLLSHNQLFLPQSNWVIGGMLLGFHCVVAAAFLIIQASVLKKYPAELIIVFYYCFFVAIQSVVVLWFVERDLSAWALNPKLRLFAVLYSGVFGSAFQVGVSTWCLNRTGPVFVSMFKPLGIVVAVAIGVIFLGDTFYLGSLIGAIVIVTGFYSVIWGKANEEKMDDDAGARSLASKKQRIPLLQNIIEEI; encoded by the exons ATGGCGAAGATTGCAGCACTACCAATAGTGGGGATGGTCTTAGCTGAGTGTGCCCAAGCTGGGTTAATGATAGTAAGCAAAGCAGCCATGTCTACTG AAACATTGAAGCAGTTTAAACAGAGAATTGATGGCAGCAAGTGTCACCAAGTTGattcctttctttgtttttgtgctCTTGGCAGATCAACAGAGCGGCCTCCGATCACTTTCTCTATTCTCTGTTGGTTCTTCTTGCTTGGTCTACTTGG GTGTATAGCTCAGTTGATCGGGTATGCTGGGATTAATTACAGCTCTCCTACTCTTGGCACGGCTATGCTCAACCTTATTCCAGCTTTCACTTTTGTACTTGCAGTTATATTCAG AATGGAAAAAATTGATGGGAGAAGCTGCAGTACCCTAGCTAAAACCTTGGGAACAATAGTTTCAATATCAGGGGCTTTCATTGTGACTCTTTACAAGGGACCCCCACTTCTGATGACAGCCTCAGTTGATTTATTGTCTCACAATCAACTTTTCTTGCCACAGTCGAATTGGGTCATTGGAGGAATGCTCCTTGGGTTTCATTGTGTGGTGGCTGCAGCATTTCTTATCATACAG GCATCAGTATTAAAAAAATACCCAGCAGAGCTCATTATAGTCTTTTACTATTGCTTCTTTGTGGCGATTCAATCTGTAGTGGTGTTGTGGTTTGTGGAAAGAGACTTAAGTGCTTGGGCCTTAAACCCTAAGTTAAGGTTGTTTGCGGTTCTATACTCA GGAGTTTTTGGCTCAGCGTTCCAGGTTGGTGTATCTACATGGTGTCTTAACAGGACAGGGCCAGTTTTTGTATCTATGTTCAAGCCTTTAGGGATTGTAGTTGCAGTTGCCATTGGTGTTATCTTCTTGGGGGATACTTTCTACCTTGGAAG TTTGATAGGAGCAATTGTAATTGTCACTGGATTTTACTCTGTGATATGGGGCAAAGCCAATGAGGAgaagatggatgatgatgcaGGGGCAAGGAGTTTGGCATCAAAGAAACAACGGATTCCATTACTGCAAAACATTATTGAAGAAATCTAG
- the LOC133710533 gene encoding WAT1-related protein At3g28050-like isoform X2 yields the protein MAKIAALPIVGMVLAECAQAGLMIVSKAAMSTGMNNLIFVCYSNALAAFVLLPTSLFFHRSTERPPITFSILCWFFLLGLLGCIAQLIGYAGINYSSPTLGTAMLNLIPAFTFVLAVIFRMEKIDGRSCSTLAKTLGTIVSISGAFIVTLYKGPPLLMTASVDLLSHNQLFLPQSNWVIGGMLLGFHCVVAAAFLIIQASVLKKYPAELIIVFYYCFFVAIQSVVVLWFVERDLSAWALNPKLRLFAVLYSGVFGSAFQVGVSTWCLNRTGPVFVSMFKPLGIVVAVAIGVIFLGDTFYLGSLIGAIVIVTGFYSVIWGKANEEKMDDDAGARSLASKKQRIPLLQNIIEEI from the exons ATGGCGAAGATTGCAGCACTACCAATAGTGGGGATGGTCTTAGCTGAGTGTGCCCAAGCTGGGTTAATGATAGTAAGCAAAGCAGCCATGTCTACTGGTATGAACAACCTCATCTTTGTCTGCTACTCCAACGCTCTTGCCGCTTTTGTTCTTCTCCCAACTTCTCTATTCTTTCACAG ATCAACAGAGCGGCCTCCGATCACTTTCTCTATTCTCTGTTGGTTCTTCTTGCTTGGTCTACTTGG GTGTATAGCTCAGTTGATCGGGTATGCTGGGATTAATTACAGCTCTCCTACTCTTGGCACGGCTATGCTCAACCTTATTCCAGCTTTCACTTTTGTACTTGCAGTTATATTCAG AATGGAAAAAATTGATGGGAGAAGCTGCAGTACCCTAGCTAAAACCTTGGGAACAATAGTTTCAATATCAGGGGCTTTCATTGTGACTCTTTACAAGGGACCCCCACTTCTGATGACAGCCTCAGTTGATTTATTGTCTCACAATCAACTTTTCTTGCCACAGTCGAATTGGGTCATTGGAGGAATGCTCCTTGGGTTTCATTGTGTGGTGGCTGCAGCATTTCTTATCATACAG GCATCAGTATTAAAAAAATACCCAGCAGAGCTCATTATAGTCTTTTACTATTGCTTCTTTGTGGCGATTCAATCTGTAGTGGTGTTGTGGTTTGTGGAAAGAGACTTAAGTGCTTGGGCCTTAAACCCTAAGTTAAGGTTGTTTGCGGTTCTATACTCA GGAGTTTTTGGCTCAGCGTTCCAGGTTGGTGTATCTACATGGTGTCTTAACAGGACAGGGCCAGTTTTTGTATCTATGTTCAAGCCTTTAGGGATTGTAGTTGCAGTTGCCATTGGTGTTATCTTCTTGGGGGATACTTTCTACCTTGGAAG TTTGATAGGAGCAATTGTAATTGTCACTGGATTTTACTCTGTGATATGGGGCAAAGCCAATGAGGAgaagatggatgatgatgcaGGGGCAAGGAGTTTGGCATCAAAGAAACAACGGATTCCATTACTGCAAAACATTATTGAAGAAATCTAG
- the LOC133709129 gene encoding pentatricopeptide repeat-containing protein At2g29760, chloroplastic-like — MPSPPSDPPSTPDLSSPTPSAPLRSITALSLQLFNLHATSELLHHTLRFSKKLLDLAADPEKIDLAKAAQLHWAAEKMAAVRVRPQGSCSMVLSEPLHCCYKFRGGATTTPCSVSFASKFQSLCCKSQLLGKSNSRGGFSRIDVVSGGELIKRFDENGNCEDAIVVYVKMLQLGLPEAEEFQFFPILIKAFGGFCDVGKAREIHGHVLKLGVLGDVYDANSILGVYWKCGEVEDAVQMFEKMPERDLVSWNTMISGFCHSGDYQLLRCIWEVQTLLQQLLYEDLDAANYWC; from the exons ATGCCCTCTCCACCGTCCGATCCTCCATCCACACCCGATCTGAGCTCTCCGACCCCCTCCGCTCCCCTCCGCTCCATCACCGCCCTCAGTCTCCAGCTCTTCAACCTCCACGCCACCTCCGAGCTCCTCCACCACACCCTCCGCTTCTCCAAGAAGCTCCTCGACCTCGCCGCCGACCCCGAGAAGATCGATCTCGCCAAGGCCGCCCAGCTGCATTGGGCGGCAGAGAAAATGGCTGCTGTGAGAGTGAGACCACAAGGCTCGTGTTCGATGGTCTTATCGGAGCCATTACACTGCTGCTACAAGTTCAGAGGTGGTGCTACAACGACGCCTTGCTCAGTTTCTTTTgcttcaaagtttcaatctttatgTTGCAAATCACAGTTGCTGGGGAAATCGAATTCCAGAGGTGGGTTTTCCCGGATTGATGTTGTTTCGGGCGGTGAGCTGATCAAGAGGTTCGATGAGAATGGGAATTGCGAGGATGCGATAGTGGTTTATGTTAAAATGCTTCAACTTGGTTTGCCTGAAGCTGAGGAATTTCAGTTCTTTCCGATTTTGATTAAGGCCTTTGGGGGGTTCTGTGATGTGGGCAAGGCTAGGGAGATTCATGGGCATGTGTTGAAATTGGGGGTTTTGGGCGATGTTTACGATGCCAATTCGATTTTGGGGGTTTATTGGAAATGTGGGGAGGTTGAGGATGCGGTTCAGATGTTTGAGAAAATGCCCGAGAGGGATTTGGTGTCTTGGAATACAATGATATCTGGGTTTTGCCATTCAGGGGATTAT CAACTGCTGCGCTGCATTTGGGAGGTGCAAACTCTTCTACAACAACTGCTGTATGAAGATTTGGATGCTGCAAACTATTGGTGCTAA
- the LOC133709787 gene encoding WAT1-related protein At3g28050-like isoform X5, whose amino-acid sequence MVTAILIQAGSLVLNKAAMSKGVNKYTMIVYANALSTLLLPSAFVVHRCSAQIFAYIDVDYSSATLGTAMLNLIPAFTFLLAIIFRMENVYWKRSSSQAKVLGTIASITGAFVVTLYKGPSILLVPSSATQFLFSPQHSNWLVGGLFLVADAFFTSLCCRHRSLSSTQQLCLLCFSNAYSPPFSLRRLL is encoded by the exons ATGGTGACGGCGATTCTGATTCAAGCTGGGAGTTTGGTACTAAACAAAGCCGCCATGTCGAAAGGGGTCAACAAATACACCATGATCGTCTACGCCAACGCTCTCTCCACCCTCCTTCTTCCTTCTGCCTTTGTCGTCCACAG ATGTTCGGCCCAGATTTTTGCTTATATTGATGTAGACTATAGCTCTGCCACGCTTGGCACTGCCATGCTTAACCTCATCCCTGCATTCACTTTCTTACTTGCCATCATTTTCAG GATGGAAAATGTGTACTGGAAGAGGTCAAGTAGCCAAGCCAAAGTTCTGGGAACCATTGCATCAATCACAGGAGCTTTTGTTGTCACACTCTACAAAGGTCCATCAATCTTACTAGTTCCTAGTTCAGCCACTCAATTCCTCTTCTCACCTCAACATTCAAACTGGCTTGTGGGAGGACTTTTTCTTGTAGCTGACGCTTTTTTCACTTCTCTATG TTGCAGGCATCGATCCTTGAGCAGTACCCAGCAGTTGTGTTTATTGTGTTTTTCGAATGCTTATTCACCACCATTCAGTCTGCGGCGTTTACTTTAA
- the LOC133709787 gene encoding WAT1-related protein At3g28050-like isoform X4, whose translation MVTAILIQAGSLVLNKAAMSKGVNKYTMIVYANALSTLLLPSAFVVHRLFLLGLFGCSAQIFAYIDVDYSSATLGTAMLNLIPAFTFLLAIIFRMENVYWKRSSSQAKVLGTIASITGAFVVTLYKGPSILLVPSSATQFLFSPQHSNWLVGGLFLVADAFFTSLCCRHRSLSSTQQLCLLCFSNAYSPPFSLRRLL comes from the exons ATGGTGACGGCGATTCTGATTCAAGCTGGGAGTTTGGTACTAAACAAAGCCGCCATGTCGAAAGGGGTCAACAAATACACCATGATCGTCTACGCCAACGCTCTCTCCACCCTCCTTCTTCCTTCTGCCTTTGTCGTCCACAG ATTGTTCTTGCTTGGCCTCTTTGG ATGTTCGGCCCAGATTTTTGCTTATATTGATGTAGACTATAGCTCTGCCACGCTTGGCACTGCCATGCTTAACCTCATCCCTGCATTCACTTTCTTACTTGCCATCATTTTCAG GATGGAAAATGTGTACTGGAAGAGGTCAAGTAGCCAAGCCAAAGTTCTGGGAACCATTGCATCAATCACAGGAGCTTTTGTTGTCACACTCTACAAAGGTCCATCAATCTTACTAGTTCCTAGTTCAGCCACTCAATTCCTCTTCTCACCTCAACATTCAAACTGGCTTGTGGGAGGACTTTTTCTTGTAGCTGACGCTTTTTTCACTTCTCTATG TTGCAGGCATCGATCCTTGAGCAGTACCCAGCAGTTGTGTTTATTGTGTTTTTCGAATGCTTATTCACCACCATTCAGTCTGCGGCGTTTACTTTAA
- the LOC133709787 gene encoding WAT1-related protein At3g28050-like isoform X2 codes for MVTAILIQAGSLVLNKAAMSKGVNKYTMIVYANALSTLLLPSAFVVHRPSERPPLTFSIYTLQIVLAWPLWVGSLAHKCSAQIFAYIDVDYSSATLGTAMLNLIPAFTFLLAIIFRMENVYWKRSSSQAKVLGTIASITGAFVVTLYKGPSILLVPSSATQFLFSPQHSNWLVGGLFLVADAFFTSLWHRSLSSTQQLCLLCFSNAYSPPFSLRRLL; via the exons ATGGTGACGGCGATTCTGATTCAAGCTGGGAGTTTGGTACTAAACAAAGCCGCCATGTCGAAAGGGGTCAACAAATACACCATGATCGTCTACGCCAACGCTCTCTCCACCCTCCTTCTTCCTTCTGCCTTTGTCGTCCACAG ACCATCAGAGCGACCTCCACTTACATTCTCTATATATACTCTGCAGATTGTTCTTGCTTGGCCTCTTTGGGTTGGTAGCCTAGCTCATAA ATGTTCGGCCCAGATTTTTGCTTATATTGATGTAGACTATAGCTCTGCCACGCTTGGCACTGCCATGCTTAACCTCATCCCTGCATTCACTTTCTTACTTGCCATCATTTTCAG GATGGAAAATGTGTACTGGAAGAGGTCAAGTAGCCAAGCCAAAGTTCTGGGAACCATTGCATCAATCACAGGAGCTTTTGTTGTCACACTCTACAAAGGTCCATCAATCTTACTAGTTCCTAGTTCAGCCACTCAATTCCTCTTCTCACCTCAACATTCAAACTGGCTTGTGGGAGGACTTTTTCTTGTAGCTGACGCTTTTTTCACTTCTCTATG GCATCGATCCTTGAGCAGTACCCAGCAGTTGTGTTTATTGTGTTTTTCGAATGCTTATTCACCACCATTCAGTCTGCGGCGTTTACTTTAA
- the LOC133709787 gene encoding WAT1-related protein At3g28050-like isoform X1, with product MVTAILIQAGSLVLNKAAMSKGVNKYTMIVYANALSTLLLPSAFVVHRPSERPPLTFSIYTLQIVLAWPLWVGSLAHKCSAQIFAYIDVDYSSATLGTAMLNLIPAFTFLLAIIFRMENVYWKRSSSQAKVLGTIASITGAFVVTLYKGPSILLVPSSATQFLFSPQHSNWLVGGLFLVADAFFTSLCCRHRSLSSTQQLCLLCFSNAYSPPFSLRRLL from the exons ATGGTGACGGCGATTCTGATTCAAGCTGGGAGTTTGGTACTAAACAAAGCCGCCATGTCGAAAGGGGTCAACAAATACACCATGATCGTCTACGCCAACGCTCTCTCCACCCTCCTTCTTCCTTCTGCCTTTGTCGTCCACAG ACCATCAGAGCGACCTCCACTTACATTCTCTATATATACTCTGCAGATTGTTCTTGCTTGGCCTCTTTGGGTTGGTAGCCTAGCTCATAA ATGTTCGGCCCAGATTTTTGCTTATATTGATGTAGACTATAGCTCTGCCACGCTTGGCACTGCCATGCTTAACCTCATCCCTGCATTCACTTTCTTACTTGCCATCATTTTCAG GATGGAAAATGTGTACTGGAAGAGGTCAAGTAGCCAAGCCAAAGTTCTGGGAACCATTGCATCAATCACAGGAGCTTTTGTTGTCACACTCTACAAAGGTCCATCAATCTTACTAGTTCCTAGTTCAGCCACTCAATTCCTCTTCTCACCTCAACATTCAAACTGGCTTGTGGGAGGACTTTTTCTTGTAGCTGACGCTTTTTTCACTTCTCTATG TTGCAGGCATCGATCCTTGAGCAGTACCCAGCAGTTGTGTTTATTGTGTTTTTCGAATGCTTATTCACCACCATTCAGTCTGCGGCGTTTACTTTAA
- the LOC133709787 gene encoding WAT1-related protein At3g28050-like isoform X3, producing MVTAILIQAGSLVLNKAAMSKGVNKYTMIVYANALSTLLLPSAFVVHRPSERPPLTFSIYTLQIVLAWPLWVGSLAHKCSAQIFAYIDVDYSSATLGTAMLNLIPAFTFLLAIIFRMENVYWKRSSSQAKVLGTIASITGAFVVTLYKGPSILLVPSSATQFLFSPQHSNWLVGGLFLVADAFFTSLWKRTVAGIDP from the exons ATGGTGACGGCGATTCTGATTCAAGCTGGGAGTTTGGTACTAAACAAAGCCGCCATGTCGAAAGGGGTCAACAAATACACCATGATCGTCTACGCCAACGCTCTCTCCACCCTCCTTCTTCCTTCTGCCTTTGTCGTCCACAG ACCATCAGAGCGACCTCCACTTACATTCTCTATATATACTCTGCAGATTGTTCTTGCTTGGCCTCTTTGGGTTGGTAGCCTAGCTCATAA ATGTTCGGCCCAGATTTTTGCTTATATTGATGTAGACTATAGCTCTGCCACGCTTGGCACTGCCATGCTTAACCTCATCCCTGCATTCACTTTCTTACTTGCCATCATTTTCAG GATGGAAAATGTGTACTGGAAGAGGTCAAGTAGCCAAGCCAAAGTTCTGGGAACCATTGCATCAATCACAGGAGCTTTTGTTGTCACACTCTACAAAGGTCCATCAATCTTACTAGTTCCTAGTTCAGCCACTCAATTCCTCTTCTCACCTCAACATTCAAACTGGCTTGTGGGAGGACTTTTTCTTGTAGCTGACGCTTTTTTCACTTCTCTATG GAAACGTACAGTTGCAGGCATCGATCCTTGA